The Luteolibacter rhizosphaerae region TGAGGGGATCGCCGCCGGTCATGACGAGCTTGCGATTGAGGACCGGGAAGATCGCGGCGAGGAGGGCGCTGAGCATGGCGACCGCGAGGCCGAGCAAGCGGCCGCGCTCGAAGCCGGCGACGAGGGCAATGCCGACAAGGACCAGGAGGCCAAGGAGAACCTCGAAGGGGCGGACCCGGCGCTTCTCGATGAGGGGTTCAGTGAAGGCGGTGAAGAGCGAGACCGTGGCAAGGCCGGCAAGGCAGATCGAGATATTCGCCAGCTTGATGGCGGCGAAGAAGGAGACCCAGTGCACGCCGACGATGAGGCCGATGCCAACGAGGGTGGCGGCCATGCGCTTGCCGGGCCAGACGGACTTGCGGCGGATCAGGGCGACCCAGAGCGCGGCACCGATCGCGGCGAGAGCGGTGCGCCACATGACCAAGCCTGCCGCCGGCAGGGTGATCAGCTTGCCTAGAATCGCGGTGGTGGCGATCAGCAGGACAAGCAGGTGAAGTTGGACGTAGTGGCGCAAGCTGGCGAGAGGCTGCTCGCGGGAATGAGGTGCGCCAAGCGCGGAAAAGACGGGGCTTTGGCGGGTGTGCCGTATCGCCAGTGCGGGGTAAAGAATAAGGCCATCCGGCGGAGATCGCCGGATGGCCCATGAAATGCGGTTCCGCTCCGGTGCGGATCAGACTTCGCCCGCGATCAGGTCCTCGAGGGTCTGGCGCTTGCGCACCACCTTCGCGGCGCTTCCATCGACGAGGATCTCGGCGGGGAGCGGGCGGGAGTTGTAGTTCGAGGCCATGGTGAAGCCGTAGGCACCGGTGCTCATGAGGGCGACCAGTTCTCCGGGCTGGAAGTCGGCGAGCTCGCGGTCCTGGCAGAAGAAGTCGCCGCTTTCGCAGATGGGGCCGACGACATCGACCTTGCGGCGGGCTTCGCCGGGTTGCTTGAGCGGCTCGATCTCGTGGTGGCCTTCGTAAAGGGCCGGGCGGATGAGGTCGTTCATGCCGGCATCGACGACCTTGAAGGTCTTGGCCTTGCCGTGCTTCTCGTAGAGGCAGCGGGTGAGGAGGACGCCGGCATTTCCGACGATGTAGCGGCCGGGCTCGAGCAGGATCTTGAGGCCGATGTTCTCAAGGCGCGGGACGAGGGCCTCACCGTATTCGGCGATGGTGAGGGGGCGCTTGTCCTCATCCTTGGAAGACCACCAAGAGGCGGCTCCGGAAGCTAGGGAATCGTGATAGACGATGCCGATGCCGCCGCCGATGGACCAGAACTCGATGCCGTGGGTATTCTTGAGATGGGTGGCGAGCGGGGCGACCTTCTCGACCGCCTCGATGAAGGGGGCGATGGAGGTGAGCTGCGAGCCGATGTGCATCTGGAGGCCGCGGAGCTTCACGTGAGCGAGCTCGCGGGCGGCGCGGGCGTAGAGATCGGTGATCAGGTCGAAGTCGACGCCGAACTTGTTCTCCGACTTGCCGGTGGAGATGTACTTGTGGGTCTTCGCGTCGACATTCGGATTCACGCGGACGGCGGCGGGGGCGATCACGCCGAGGTCGCTGGCGACTTCATTGAGGTAGCGGAGTTCCTCCTCGCTCTCGACGTTGAAGGAGTAGATGCCCTGCTTCAGGGCGTATTCGATTTCGGCACGGGTCTTGCCGACCCCGGCGAAGGTGCACTTGCCGGGATCGCCGCCGGCTTGGATCACGCGGAAGAGCTCGCCACCGGAGACGATGTCGAAGCCGGCATTCTCGGCGACGAGGAGCTTGAGGACGGAGAGGTTCGAATTCGCCTTCACCGCGTAGGCCACCTCATGGTCGATTTTGCCGAGGGCGGCATCGAGACGGCGGTAGTGATCGCGGATGGTGTTCGCGGAGTAGACGTAGAGAGGGGTGCCGTGCTCCCCGGCGAGGGTCTGGAGATCGACATCCTCGCAGTGCAGCGAGCCGTTGCGGTAGGCAAATCCGTGCATGCGGGGCGTGTAAACGCTCGCGGGCCGGGCGGCAAGGGTGATGCCACGTCTTTCGCAATCAATCACCCGTGGGGGTCTGGGTGGCCGCGAAGGCCCAAGCGCGGGCGGCGAAGAAGGTGATTGCTGCTTGGACGAGGAGCACGACTGCGAGGCTGAGGCGGTAGTCTGCCCGGGAATGAGCTATCAGGATCAGGTAGGCGGTCTGATTGAAAGCGAAGCTGGCGCAGGCGAGGAGGAGCATGCGGGCGTAGCTGCGCGGTGAGCCCTCCCGGCGGAAGGTCCAGATACGGTGGCCGAAGTAGCTGGCCTGGAAGGCGAGGAGGAAGGCGGCGATATTTGCCCGAGCGGGCGGGAGTCCGGCGGGGACGAGGACGGCGACAGTCCCGAGATGCACGAGAGTCGCCGCCACCCCGACACAAGCGAAGCGCATGGATTGAAGAAGCAGGCTCACGACTTGTCCTTCTCGCCGGAGAAGCCGTGGCGCTCAGCAATCACGTAGTTCGGGCGGCCTTTCACCTCCGTGAAGATGCGGCCGACATATTCCCCGAGGATGCCTATGGAGAGGAGTTGCACGCCACCGAGGAAGGTCACGGCGACCGCCAACGAGGCCCAGCCGGGGACGCTGCTGCCGTGCCGCATGGTGCGGATAATGATGAACCCGGCGTAGCCGAGGGAGCCGCTGGAGACGAGGGCTCCTGCTCCCAGCCAAAGGCGCAGCGGGTAGGCGGAGAAGGAAGTGAGACCGGTCATGGCCAGGTCAAAGAGGCGGGAAAAGTTGAACTTGGACTTCCCGGCATGGCGTTCGCCGTAAACGAAAGGAACGGCGACGGAGCGGAAGCCGACCCAGTTGTAGAGCCCCTTCATGAAGCGGCTGCGCTCGGGTAGATCTTTGAGTGCGGTGACCACGCGGCGGTCGAGTAGGCGGAAGTCACCGGCATCCGCGGGGATATCCACGGAGGACCAGCGGCTGAGCAGGCGATAGAAATTGCGGCTGAGGAAGCGGCGGATCGGAGGGTCGGTATCGCGATTGGTGCGGAGGCCGTAGACCATGTCGTAGCCCTGTTGCCACTGCCTGATGAATTCGTCGATGGTGGCGAAGGGTTGCTGGAAATCGGCATCGATAATGACGACGACCTCGCCCCCCGCCTGGTCGAGGCCGGCGCTGATGGCGGCTTCCTTGCCGAAGTTGCGGGACAGGGAAAGCAGTCGGACAGGTAGACCGCCGGAAGCGGCGATGACTTCCAGGCCGGTGCTGTCGGAGCTGCCGTCGTCCACAACGATCACGTCGTAGTGTTCGGTGATTCCGGCGAGGTGGGCGCAAAGCCCGTTGAGGAAGCTTGCGATGCCGTCCGCCTCGTTGAAGGCGGGAACGACGCAGGTGATCGAGGGCCGGACGGTGCCGGTGATCGTGGTGGTGGCGGATTCAGTCGAGGTCTGCATCTCAGTTGCCGATGGGTAGAGTTTTGGACAGATCGATGCGGCCGAGCTCCGGGGCATCCATGCGTTTCACGTAGAGCGAAGGGCCGTCCGGCCGGGTGAGCACGGGTTGGAGTCGGCGCTGGATGCGGGGCGGCACCATGGGCATCCAGTAGGAGGGCAAGGCGACGAAGCAGCGGCCCGGGGCCTCGAGCAGGTTCTCCAGTTCCGTGGCTGAGGCGGTGTGGCGCACGCCGCCCGCGGTGTAGAACTCGGCGGAGTATTTACGAGGTCCGTAGTAGACTAGGATTTCACCGGGAACGTGCTCCTTCTCGAAGCGGCGCACGAGCTCGCGTTCGGATTGTTTCGGCGAGAGGTTTGGAAGAAAGAGTCCGATGATCAAGGCCCAGGATACGAGTGACATCGAACCGATCGCGATGGCGGGATGAATGGGTCGGGAGGGGTTCCTGGCGCAGGCAAGGTCCGTGAGCAGCAAGGCGAGTGCGGGAAGAGCCGGGAGCGGATAAGTGGCGATGATGTTGCGAGCCGGAGTGAAGAAGAGGACCGGCCAGGTGGCCCAGAGGATCCAGTAAATACCGCGGGCATCGTGCTCCAGCGACCAGCGCTTGAAGGTCTGCCAAGATGCGGGGACGGTGCGGAAAAGAGGGAGGCACCAAGGGAATGAGCCGAGGACAAGGTAGACCCAGATCATACCGGGATAGACCGGGTGGGCATTGCCGTAGAGATCACCCTGCCAGCCGCGGACGGTGAAGCGCTTCCAATGCTCCCCGATCAGGAAGTATTCGAGGAAGCCGGGAGTCTTCTGCTCCGCGGCGAGATACCACGGAAGCGAAAGGGCGAGCATCAGCAAGGTGCCGCTGAACCAAGGGAGACGGTGCCATGCTTGACGCCAGCGCCCGGT contains the following coding sequences:
- a CDS encoding DMT family transporter; amino-acid sequence: MRHYVQLHLLVLLIATTAILGKLITLPAAGLVMWRTALAAIGAALWVALIRRKSVWPGKRMAATLVGIGLIVGVHWVSFFAAIKLANISICLAGLATVSLFTAFTEPLIEKRRVRPFEVLLGLLVLVGIALVAGFERGRLLGLAVAMLSALLAAIFPVLNRKLVMTGGDPLTMVAWEMVGACTAALALLPLFSDDQPILAWQGLDWLWILLLAWVCTVFAHAFHIHLLRHISAYTMNLALNFEPVYGILAAALLFHEHKQVTPFFYLGMGTILVANLAHVLVMRRVIARA
- the lysA gene encoding diaminopimelate decarboxylase, whose translation is MHGFAYRNGSLHCEDVDLQTLAGEHGTPLYVYSANTIRDHYRRLDAALGKIDHEVAYAVKANSNLSVLKLLVAENAGFDIVSGGELFRVIQAGGDPGKCTFAGVGKTRAEIEYALKQGIYSFNVESEEELRYLNEVASDLGVIAPAAVRVNPNVDAKTHKYISTGKSENKFGVDFDLITDLYARAARELAHVKLRGLQMHIGSQLTSIAPFIEAVEKVAPLATHLKNTHGIEFWSIGGGIGIVYHDSLASGAASWWSSKDEDKRPLTIAEYGEALVPRLENIGLKILLEPGRYIVGNAGVLLTRCLYEKHGKAKTFKVVDAGMNDLIRPALYEGHHEIEPLKQPGEARRKVDVVGPICESGDFFCQDRELADFQPGELVALMSTGAYGFTMASNYNSRPLPAEILVDGSAAKVVRKRQTLEDLIAGEV
- a CDS encoding GtrA family protein, producing MSLLLQSMRFACVGVAATLVHLGTVAVLVPAGLPPARANIAAFLLAFQASYFGHRIWTFRREGSPRSYARMLLLACASFAFNQTAYLILIAHSRADYRLSLAVVLLVQAAITFFAARAWAFAATQTPTGD
- a CDS encoding glycosyltransferase family 2 protein → MQTSTESATTTITGTVRPSITCVVPAFNEADGIASFLNGLCAHLAGITEHYDVIVVDDGSSDSTGLEVIAASGGLPVRLLSLSRNFGKEAAISAGLDQAGGEVVVIIDADFQQPFATIDEFIRQWQQGYDMVYGLRTNRDTDPPIRRFLSRNFYRLLSRWSSVDIPADAGDFRLLDRRVVTALKDLPERSRFMKGLYNWVGFRSVAVPFVYGERHAGKSKFNFSRLFDLAMTGLTSFSAYPLRLWLGAGALVSSGSLGYAGFIIIRTMRHGSSVPGWASLAVAVTFLGGVQLLSIGILGEYVGRIFTEVKGRPNYVIAERHGFSGEKDKS
- a CDS encoding ArnT family glycosyltransferase; this translates as MSSPSAKRPWIPLLLGFLLASRFALLILAPHTDPSESRYAEIARKMAETGDWITPQFDYGIPFWAKPPLSIWMSAAGIELFGANEFGSRIFIFLGSLVVLAMVADRARREFGGKSGWTAALILTGMPLFFFCSAAVMTDAALLLGTTLSMLCFRDAMLGGSRAKGLGIFVGFAIGLLAKGPLALVISIPPMLGWTVLTGRWRQAWHRLPWFSGTLLMLALSLPWYLAAEQKTPGFLEYFLIGEHWKRFTVRGWQGDLYGNAHPVYPGMIWVYLVLGSFPWCLPLFRTVPASWQTFKRWSLEHDARGIYWILWATWPVLFFTPARNIIATYPLPALPALALLLTDLACARNPSRPIHPAIAIGSMSLVSWALIIGLFLPNLSPKQSERELVRRFEKEHVPGEILVYYGPRKYSAEFYTAGGVRHTASATELENLLEAPGRCFVALPSYWMPMVPPRIQRRLQPVLTRPDGPSLYVKRMDAPELGRIDLSKTLPIGN